One genomic region from Leptolyngbyaceae cyanobacterium JSC-12 encodes:
- a CDS encoding putative secreted hydrolase (IMG reference gene:2510097605~PFAM: Hydroxyneurosporene synthase (CrtC)), protein MKRSRSLRFLCSVLASVCLIWLSLPQHPAAANLTGELSNSPVLPLITSPKSKIQNPITWQALPAIDTSGFEKAIAPRIWHFPEDFGAHETYQTEWWYYTGNLETAEGREFGFQLTFFRQALHPPTEISTASSHWRSHQIYSAHFTISDIASNRFYPYERFSRGVVQLAGAQTNPYHVWLEDWSATEIEPGVVRLQAQTSDVALDLTVKQTLLPVLQGDRGLSIKGAEPGNASYYYSLVQQPTHGTITINGKSFTVSGLTWKDHEYSTSSLSPGTVGWDWFSLQFNNGSALMLYLLRHEDGTPEPTSAATFISSTGELTSLTSADWTLEVLNTWKSPQSQAIYPAKWALQIPRLNLTLQGQALMPNQELNTSTATYWEGAVAFQGTLQNQPLQGKGYVELTGYADRLDTILSASAP, encoded by the coding sequence ATGAAACGATCGCGATCGCTCAGATTCCTCTGTTCTGTCCTTGCAAGCGTTTGCTTAATCTGGTTGTCCTTGCCGCAGCATCCTGCTGCTGCTAACCTCACAGGTGAATTGTCCAATTCTCCCGTCTTACCCTTAATCACGAGTCCAAAATCCAAAATCCAAAATCCCATCACCTGGCAAGCATTACCAGCAATAGACACCTCCGGTTTTGAAAAAGCGATCGCCCCTCGCATCTGGCACTTTCCAGAAGATTTTGGTGCTCATGAAACCTATCAAACTGAGTGGTGGTATTACACAGGTAATCTGGAAACTGCAGAGGGTCGGGAATTTGGATTTCAACTAACCTTTTTCCGACAGGCACTACATCCCCCAACAGAAATATCCACAGCCTCATCTCACTGGCGCAGTCACCAAATTTACTCAGCACATTTCACGATTAGCGACATTGCCAGCAATCGCTTCTATCCTTACGAGCGATTCAGTCGAGGCGTGGTGCAGTTAGCCGGAGCACAGACAAACCCCTATCACGTTTGGCTAGAAGATTGGTCTGCGACAGAAATTGAACCAGGAGTTGTGCGGTTACAAGCTCAAACTTCCGATGTTGCCCTCGATCTAACCGTGAAACAGACGTTGCTGCCTGTGCTGCAGGGCGATCGCGGCTTGAGCATCAAAGGTGCCGAACCTGGAAACGCCTCATACTATTACTCCCTAGTACAACAGCCTACTCATGGAACAATTACCATCAACGGCAAATCCTTCACCGTCAGCGGTCTCACCTGGAAAGATCATGAATACTCCACCAGTTCTCTCAGTCCTGGTACTGTTGGCTGGGATTGGTTCTCGCTCCAGTTCAACAACGGTTCCGCTCTTATGCTTTATCTGTTAAGGCACGAAGATGGCACTCCGGAACCCACCTCTGCGGCAACCTTCATTTCATCAACAGGCGAGTTAACATCGCTAACCTCGGCAGACTGGACTTTGGAAGTGTTGAACACCTGGAAAAGTCCTCAAAGTCAGGCAATCTATCCAGCAAAGTGGGCACTCCAGATTCCACGGCTGAATTTGACGCTCCAGGGGCAAGCCCTGATGCCCAATCAAGAGTTGAATACATCAACCGCCACCTATTGGGAAGGAGCCGTTGCTTTCCAGGGAACTTTGCAGAATCAACCCTTACAAGGCAAAGGGTATGTGGAACTGACCGGCTATGCCGATCGCCTGGACACCATTCTTTCTGCCAGTGCCCCCTGA
- a CDS encoding hypothetical protein (IMG reference gene:2510097604), whose product MRRILAVATSTLVLSTLVAPGAKAIRPELLPQRSHPTISEAVICRETVQNSPVKKTDELPQSSQPSQAIQKSTDSKKPSFEDFEKAYTDKYGT is encoded by the coding sequence ATGAGACGTATACTTGCAGTTGCTACCTCAACACTTGTACTTTCAACACTGGTGGCTCCTGGCGCAAAGGCAATCCGTCCAGAGCTACTGCCGCAGCGATCGCACCCCACAATTAGCGAGGCAGTAATTTGCCGAGAAACTGTTCAAAATTCGCCAGTAAAGAAGACAGACGAGTTACCCCAATCCTCACAACCTTCTCAAGCCATTCAAAAATCTACTGATAGCAAAAAGCCATCTTTCGAGGATTTTGAGAAGGCTTACACAGACAAATACGGCACCTGA
- a CDS encoding hypothetical protein (IMG reference gene:2510097606): MKKAVIRVAMGLVATITVPFQAQANDIAQTDMPVEDPPASGTWTDASGVISFEPRSDLARQETLDSQETHSGAIADTTPVPTTSPQPQTDKSQKVARNSSASSARMDIFEGGSESLVARTVGAAEGTRTPDGGKTQNYYGHVDPGNGVWNRGTFSYQFGNVENLSPDESDRRQLAKIKRIYESVMLPKAEQHGVAPLTVAEEMNGIDLINQAPLAVTEEGGYIERLAQAKKEKGLTGDAAILEARIWAFWDGDKNSWDAPGLRAYDDISKKESIRRDQDRRMAMISKALESYERQHGNIARSRPVPKTDYLLGDARSPAAKKDQSNAIADAIIFGNHNSSS, translated from the coding sequence ATGAAGAAAGCCGTTATTCGAGTGGCAATGGGTTTAGTTGCAACCATTACTGTGCCCTTCCAGGCTCAGGCAAATGATATTGCTCAAACGGATATGCCAGTAGAGGATCCTCCTGCCTCTGGAACCTGGACTGATGCATCGGGTGTAATCAGCTTTGAACCACGCTCTGACTTAGCCAGACAGGAAACTCTGGACTCTCAGGAGACACACTCTGGGGCGATCGCAGACACCACTCCAGTCCCAACCACCTCTCCCCAACCTCAAACAGACAAGTCTCAAAAAGTTGCCCGCAATTCATCTGCCAGTTCAGCGCGAATGGATATATTTGAAGGCGGTTCTGAGTCACTGGTTGCCCGGACTGTAGGAGCGGCTGAAGGAACCCGCACCCCAGATGGCGGTAAAACGCAAAACTATTATGGGCATGTAGATCCTGGTAATGGTGTCTGGAATCGGGGCACGTTTTCCTATCAGTTTGGCAATGTAGAAAATTTGTCACCAGATGAGAGCGATCGCCGCCAACTTGCCAAAATCAAGCGGATTTACGAATCAGTCATGCTACCCAAAGCAGAACAGCATGGTGTAGCGCCCCTGACCGTGGCAGAAGAAATGAATGGGATTGATTTAATTAACCAAGCTCCGTTAGCTGTCACCGAAGAGGGCGGTTACATTGAGCGGTTGGCGCAGGCAAAAAAAGAAAAAGGCTTAACCGGCGATGCTGCCATTCTGGAAGCGCGGATATGGGCGTTTTGGGATGGGGACAAAAACAGTTGGGATGCGCCTGGATTGCGGGCTTACGATGATATCAGCAAGAAAGAAAGCATTCGTCGAGATCAAGATCGGCGGATGGCGATGATTTCCAAAGCATTAGAGTCTTACGAACGGCAACATGGCAACATTGCTCGCAGTCGCCCAGTGCCAAAAACTGACTATCTCCTTGGCGATGCACGATCGCCTGCAGCAAAGAAGGATCAATCGAATGCGATCGCAGATGCCATAATTTTTGGGAATCACAATTCGTCATCATGA
- a CDS encoding hypothetical protein (IMG reference gene:2510097607): MPDTHSVSVAKPIGWLLTLLATLLVGCDRRSSPDDSINLQVYQKWQLQPGTEIKGYKILAGLGDISIALDGKSVYAPFDGRAQKDQRECLIFSSPDVPAYLFRLCGLANLHLREHRQGDIIGSGSQVHIATLRKQPDGTWAIVEPSIPTIEKFLTKS, encoded by the coding sequence ATGCCGGATACTCATTCAGTTTCCGTCGCTAAACCAATAGGTTGGTTGCTAACTTTGCTGGCAACTTTGTTAGTAGGGTGCGATCGCCGTTCTAGCCCAGACGATAGTATCAACCTTCAGGTTTATCAAAAATGGCAACTGCAACCTGGCACAGAAATCAAGGGATATAAGATCCTGGCAGGATTAGGTGATATTTCCATCGCATTGGATGGCAAATCGGTCTATGCCCCCTTCGATGGACGAGCGCAAAAAGACCAACGAGAATGTTTAATCTTCTCGAGTCCAGATGTTCCGGCTTATTTGTTTCGGTTATGTGGACTGGCTAATCTGCACTTAAGGGAACATCGCCAGGGAGACATCATTGGCAGTGGCTCCCAGGTTCACATCGCAACGCTACGAAAACAGCCTGATGGCACTTGGGCAATTGTGGAGCCAAGCATACCTACCATCGAAAAATTTCTCACCAAGTCATAA
- a CDS encoding deacetylase, histone deacetylase/acetoin utilization protein (IMG reference gene:2510097602~PFAM: Histone deacetylase domain), with protein MDLPLVYHSNYVVPLPAGHRFPMPKFRMLYELLLADEVAHPSQFHIPERPPEAWIELVHIPEYVRAYCEGTLDAKAQRRIGLPWSPELVNRTCVAVGGTILTAKLALECGIACNTAGGTHHAFPSYGSGFCIFNDMAIAARVLQQLGLVQQVLIVDLDVHQGDGTAWIFRDDPTVFTFSMHCEVNFPGTKQQSDLDVPLPEGMEDDEYLQTLDTYLPDLLSQVKPDLVIYDAGVDAHMGDRLGKLALTDSGLFRREMQVLTTCLVRGYPVACVIGGGYAEDLPTLAYRHSLLHRAAAEVYHHGRF; from the coding sequence ATGGATTTGCCCCTGGTATACCATTCCAACTATGTGGTGCCGCTGCCAGCGGGACATCGCTTCCCCATGCCCAAATTTCGGATGTTATACGAATTGTTGCTGGCGGATGAGGTTGCCCATCCTTCCCAATTTCATATTCCAGAACGTCCGCCGGAAGCCTGGATTGAGTTAGTTCACATCCCTGAATATGTGCGAGCATATTGCGAAGGAACGCTAGATGCCAAAGCTCAGCGACGCATTGGGTTACCGTGGAGTCCGGAGTTGGTGAATCGTACCTGTGTTGCTGTAGGGGGGACTATTCTCACGGCAAAACTGGCGCTGGAGTGTGGCATTGCCTGTAACACAGCAGGCGGAACCCATCATGCTTTTCCCAGCTATGGGTCGGGCTTCTGCATTTTTAATGACATGGCGATCGCGGCGCGCGTGTTGCAACAGTTGGGATTAGTGCAGCAAGTGTTGATCGTAGATTTGGATGTGCATCAGGGAGATGGCACCGCCTGGATTTTTCGGGATGATCCCACAGTGTTTACGTTTTCTATGCACTGCGAAGTCAACTTCCCTGGCACTAAGCAGCAGAGTGATCTGGATGTGCCCCTGCCGGAAGGAATGGAAGACGATGAGTATTTGCAAACGCTGGATACTTATCTGCCGGATTTGCTATCTCAGGTTAAGCCGGATCTGGTGATTTACGATGCTGGGGTAGATGCGCACATGGGCGATCGTCTAGGTAAACTGGCACTTACCGATAGCGGTTTGTTTCGCCGCGAGATGCAAGTATTGACGACCTGCTTAGTACGGGGTTACCCGGTTGCTTGTGTAATTGGTGGTGGCTACGCCGAAGATTTACCAACATTAGCCTATCGCCATTCCTTGCTGCATCGGGCTGCTGCTGAAGTTTATCATCATGGTCGTTTCTAA